TTTTCAAATTTTGATAAGGTGAAAATTTGTGTATGAACAAGCTGGTAAAAGAGCCTAATATAGCACTTCCTATAATGTCTGAAGGGTAATGATGCCCTACCCAAATGCGAGACAATCCTGTAAGGAAAGATACTCCCAGTATTATAGATCCGAGAACACGTTGATAAAAAAAGAAAGTAGTTGAAATAGCAAATACAAGTAAAGTATGTTTACTTGGAAATGAAGAATCTTTTTTTGATGGAAGAAGGATTCCTACACGTCTTCTTATAAATGGTCGTGGCTTAAAATAAAAAAACTTTATTAAAATATTAATTATTAAGGTAATACATGCTGAAATTACGGCATCAATTACAGTTTTCTTATAAGTTCTCTTTTTAAACCACATAATTATCAGAATAAAGATATATAAATAACGAATCTTGTTTGAAATTAGTACCATAAGTTTATCTAATAATGAAGAACGGCCTGACATTCGATTTATTGCCCAAAACACTTTTTCATCC
The Bacillus sp. (in: firmicutes) DNA segment above includes these coding regions:
- a CDS encoding undecaprenyl-diphosphatase — protein: MDEKVFWAINRMSGRSSLLDKLMVLISNKIRYLYIFILIIMWFKKRTYKKTVIDAVISACITLIINILIKFFYFKPRPFIRRRVGILLPSKKDSSFPSKHTLLVFAISTTFFFYQRVLGSIILGVSFLTGLSRIWVGHHYPSDIIGSAILGSFTSLFIHKFSPYQNLKIPEK